The following are encoded together in the Bacillus sp. V2I10 genome:
- a CDS encoding NETI motif-containing protein produces MTDKPKKRKFEVLEGETIDSCLSRMQKEGYMPVRRMEEPIFKEEKVNGVIEVVPYGKKIVFEGKLI; encoded by the coding sequence ATGACGGATAAACCTAAAAAGCGAAAGTTTGAGGTGCTGGAGGGCGAGACCATTGACAGCTGTCTTTCCCGTATGCAAAAAGAGGGTTATATGCCTGTAAGAAGAATGGAAGAACCCATCTTTAAAGAAGAGAAGGTAAATGGTGTAATTGAAGTGGTACCTTATGGTAAAAAGATTGTTTTTGAAGGGAAATTGATCTAA